One genomic segment of Anguilla anguilla isolate fAngAng1 chromosome 2, fAngAng1.pri, whole genome shotgun sequence includes these proteins:
- the LOC118220899 gene encoding breast cancer anti-estrogen resistance protein 3 homolog isoform X2: protein MDSLKKELEEELKLSTEDLRSHAWYHGQLQREGAEQLLERDGDFLIRDSLSSPGDYVLSCQWRNEPMHFKIIRVVLRPKKGYSRELFQFEQDQFDNIPALVRFHVGGRRPISEASGAIVFHPVNRTVPLRVIRERQAARAHSSSDLRWPGAEQQPCSERSKRLSFHSGQMDSLQVNSNLLRNKEKSGSHPGNLENLGRRPSLQTAQSDSNLRSGTPPSNQTEDPSPAPMSPFFRTGSEPMLSPRTPRHTHPSNPAGGDTLRGSDGQLHSRAPPKPLRVSAVFPARPPGEDPASFYDELVPRVPPARVRGHVDRLRAEEKWQSRARLTESSFSFLEMGGAPQLLGVGEEVEPQDMGAEPHFVRPQVETSSSFDLDQFSSLLLPDNNRPLEPAVLLALKELFTRSDPKTIALHMLSVDCQVARITGVTEEQKRLMGVSSGLELITLPHGQQLRQDLLERHHLIALGVAVDILGCTGTVGQRANVLHRFIQLAKELRHTAHDLYAFSAVMKALELPQVARLEMTWQALRRNHTDSAVAFEKVLKPFLQALNEGNTEAVQGPLSMPHVLPLLRVMEGEDLGEHTERGCQLLLNTLQSARQAALNAPQYQAHAHTLLTGWEPIPELLEAFRTEFALRLFWGQSGAAAEKQERWEKFDKVLRVLSEKLEPGDAPRTLTPDP from the exons GTACCACGGCCAGCTTCAGAGAGAG gGGGCGGAGCAGTTGTTGGAGAGAGACGGGGACTTCCTGATCAGAGactctctctccagccctgGGGACTACGTGCTCAGCTGCCAGTGGAGGAACGAGCCCATGCACTTCAAGATCATCCGTGTGGTACTGAGGCCCAAGAAG GGATACTCGCGGGAGCTGTTCCAGTTTGAACAGGACCAGTTCGACAACATCCCGGCGCTCGTCCGCTTCCACGTGGGGGGGCGTCGGCCCATCTCCGAGGCGTCGGGGGCCATCGTCTTCCACCCCGTGAACCGCACCGTGCCCCTGCGTGTGATCAGGGAGCGGCAGGCAGCCCGCGCCCACAGCAGCAGCGACCTCCGCTGGCCGGGGGCGGAACAGCAGCCATGCTCCGAGCGCAGCAAGAGACTGAGCTTCCACTCTGGCCAGATGGACTCCTTACAGGTCAACAGCAACCTGCTCAG GAACAAGGAGAAGAGCGGGAGTCACCCTGGTAACCTGGAAAACCTGGGCCGGAGACCCTCCCTGCAGACTGCACAGTCTGATAGCAACCTGCGCTCAG GCACCCCACCATCCAACCAGACAGAGgaccccagccccgcccccatgtCCCCGTTTTTTCGGACAGGAAGCGAGCCCATGCTGagcccccgcaccccccgccacacccacccctccaacCCAGCGGGGGGCGACACCCTGCGCGGCTCCGACGGGCAGCTGCACTCCCGCGCCCCGCCCAAGCCCCTGCGGGTGTCGGCCGTGTTCCCGGCCCGCCCCCCCGGGGAGGACCCCGCCTCCTTCTACGACGAGCTGGTGCCGCGCGTGCCCCCGGCCCGCGTGCGCGGGCACGTGGACCGCCTGCGCGCCGAGGAGAAGTGGCAGAGCCGCGCCCGCCTCACCGAGAGCAGCTTCAGCTTCCTGGAGATGGGCGGGGCTCCCCagctgctgggggtgggggaggaggtggagccCCAGGAcatgggggcggagccacactTTGTCAGGCCGCAGGTGGAGACGTCCTCCAGCTTCGACCTGGACCAGTTCAGCTCCCTGCTGTTGCCCGACAACAACCGGCCCCTGGAGCCCGCGGTGCTGCTGGCCCTGAAGGAGCTCTTCACCCGCAGCGACCCCAAGACCATCgccctgcacatgctcagtgtcgACTGCCAG GTGGCCCGGATCACTGGTGTGACGGAGGAGCAGAAGAGGCTCATGGGAGTGAGCTCCGGGTTGGAGCTGATCACCCTACCACACGGCCAACAGCTGAGACAGGACCTGCTGGAGAG GCACCACCTGATCGCCCTGGGTGTGGCGGTGGACATCCTGGGCTGCACGGGCACGGTGGGGCAGCGGGCGAACGTCCTGCACAGGTTCATCCAGCTGGCCAAGGAGCTGCGCCACACTGCCCACGACCTCTACGCCTTCTCTGCTGTGATGAAGGCTCTGGAGCTCCCACAG GTGGCCAGGCTGGAGATGACGTGGCAAGCTCTGAGGAGAAACCACACAGACAGCGCTGTGGCCTTTGAGAAGGTGCTCAAGCCCTTCCTGCAAGCTCTCAACGAGGGAAACA CTGAGGCGGTCCAAGGCCCTCTCTCCATGCCCCACGTGCTGCCCCTCTTGCGGGTGATGGAGGGCGAGGATTTGGGGGAGCACACAGAGCGGGGGTGCCAGTTGTTGCTTAACACCCTGCAGTCCGCCCGCCAAGCCGCCCTCAACGCACCCCAGTACCAGGCCCACGCCCACACCTTGCTCACAG GCTGGGAACCAATCCCCGAGCTGCTGGAGGCGTTCCGCACCGAGTTCGCCCTGCGACTGTTCTGGGGTCAGTCGGGAGCAGCGGCCGAGAAGCAGGAACGCTGGGAGAAGTTCGACAAGGTGCTGAGGGTGCTGTCGGAGAAACTGGAACCTGGAGACGCCCCCCGGACTCTGACCCCAGACCCCTGA
- the LOC118220899 gene encoding breast cancer anti-estrogen resistance protein 3 homolog isoform X1, with amino-acid sequence MDSLKKELEEELKLSTEDLRSHAWYHGQLQREGAEQLLERDGDFLIRDSLSSPGDYVLSCQWRNEPMHFKIIRVVLRPKKGYSRELFQFEQDQFDNIPALVRFHVGGRRPISEASGAIVFHPVNRTVPLRVIRERQAARAHSSSDLRWPGAEQQPCSERSKRLSFHSGQMDSLQVNSNLLRNKEKSGSHPGNLENLGRRPSLQTAQSDSNLRSGTPPSNQTEDPSPAPMSPFFRTGSEPMLSPRTPRHTHPSNPAGGDTLRGSDGQLHSRAPPKPLRVSAVFPARPPGEDPASFYDELVPRVPPARVRGHVDRLRAEEKWQSRARLTESSFSFLEMGGAPQLLGVGEEVEPQDMGAEPHFVRPQVETSSSFDLDQFSSLLLPDNNRPLEPAVLLALKELFTRSDPKTIALHMLSVDCQVARITGVTEEQKRLMGVSSGLELITLPHGQQLRQDLLERHHLIALGVAVDILGCTGTVGQRANVLHRFIQLAKELRHTAHDLYAFSAVMKALELPQVARLEMTWQALRRNHTDSAVAFEKVLKPFLQALNEGNTEAVQGPLSMPHVLPLLRVMEGEDLGEHTERGCQLLLNTLQSARQAALNAPQYQAHAHTLLTAGWEPIPELLEAFRTEFALRLFWGQSGAAAEKQERWEKFDKVLRVLSEKLEPGDAPRTLTPDP; translated from the exons GTACCACGGCCAGCTTCAGAGAGAG gGGGCGGAGCAGTTGTTGGAGAGAGACGGGGACTTCCTGATCAGAGactctctctccagccctgGGGACTACGTGCTCAGCTGCCAGTGGAGGAACGAGCCCATGCACTTCAAGATCATCCGTGTGGTACTGAGGCCCAAGAAG GGATACTCGCGGGAGCTGTTCCAGTTTGAACAGGACCAGTTCGACAACATCCCGGCGCTCGTCCGCTTCCACGTGGGGGGGCGTCGGCCCATCTCCGAGGCGTCGGGGGCCATCGTCTTCCACCCCGTGAACCGCACCGTGCCCCTGCGTGTGATCAGGGAGCGGCAGGCAGCCCGCGCCCACAGCAGCAGCGACCTCCGCTGGCCGGGGGCGGAACAGCAGCCATGCTCCGAGCGCAGCAAGAGACTGAGCTTCCACTCTGGCCAGATGGACTCCTTACAGGTCAACAGCAACCTGCTCAG GAACAAGGAGAAGAGCGGGAGTCACCCTGGTAACCTGGAAAACCTGGGCCGGAGACCCTCCCTGCAGACTGCACAGTCTGATAGCAACCTGCGCTCAG GCACCCCACCATCCAACCAGACAGAGgaccccagccccgcccccatgtCCCCGTTTTTTCGGACAGGAAGCGAGCCCATGCTGagcccccgcaccccccgccacacccacccctccaacCCAGCGGGGGGCGACACCCTGCGCGGCTCCGACGGGCAGCTGCACTCCCGCGCCCCGCCCAAGCCCCTGCGGGTGTCGGCCGTGTTCCCGGCCCGCCCCCCCGGGGAGGACCCCGCCTCCTTCTACGACGAGCTGGTGCCGCGCGTGCCCCCGGCCCGCGTGCGCGGGCACGTGGACCGCCTGCGCGCCGAGGAGAAGTGGCAGAGCCGCGCCCGCCTCACCGAGAGCAGCTTCAGCTTCCTGGAGATGGGCGGGGCTCCCCagctgctgggggtgggggaggaggtggagccCCAGGAcatgggggcggagccacactTTGTCAGGCCGCAGGTGGAGACGTCCTCCAGCTTCGACCTGGACCAGTTCAGCTCCCTGCTGTTGCCCGACAACAACCGGCCCCTGGAGCCCGCGGTGCTGCTGGCCCTGAAGGAGCTCTTCACCCGCAGCGACCCCAAGACCATCgccctgcacatgctcagtgtcgACTGCCAG GTGGCCCGGATCACTGGTGTGACGGAGGAGCAGAAGAGGCTCATGGGAGTGAGCTCCGGGTTGGAGCTGATCACCCTACCACACGGCCAACAGCTGAGACAGGACCTGCTGGAGAG GCACCACCTGATCGCCCTGGGTGTGGCGGTGGACATCCTGGGCTGCACGGGCACGGTGGGGCAGCGGGCGAACGTCCTGCACAGGTTCATCCAGCTGGCCAAGGAGCTGCGCCACACTGCCCACGACCTCTACGCCTTCTCTGCTGTGATGAAGGCTCTGGAGCTCCCACAG GTGGCCAGGCTGGAGATGACGTGGCAAGCTCTGAGGAGAAACCACACAGACAGCGCTGTGGCCTTTGAGAAGGTGCTCAAGCCCTTCCTGCAAGCTCTCAACGAGGGAAACA CTGAGGCGGTCCAAGGCCCTCTCTCCATGCCCCACGTGCTGCCCCTCTTGCGGGTGATGGAGGGCGAGGATTTGGGGGAGCACACAGAGCGGGGGTGCCAGTTGTTGCTTAACACCCTGCAGTCCGCCCGCCAAGCCGCCCTCAACGCACCCCAGTACCAGGCCCACGCCCACACCTTGCTCACAG CAGGCTGGGAACCAATCCCCGAGCTGCTGGAGGCGTTCCGCACCGAGTTCGCCCTGCGACTGTTCTGGGGTCAGTCGGGAGCAGCGGCCGAGAAGCAGGAACGCTGGGAGAAGTTCGACAAGGTGCTGAGGGTGCTGTCGGAGAAACTGGAACCTGGAGACGCCCCCCGGACTCTGACCCCAGACCCCTGA